The proteins below are encoded in one region of Hordeum vulgare subsp. vulgare chromosome 3H, MorexV3_pseudomolecules_assembly, whole genome shotgun sequence:
- the LOC123439366 gene encoding probable folate-biopterin transporter 8, chloroplastic, whose product MLCLSPRAPAPCLHGPHAAKAPPSSVAGGNAGRLPPRRWRLARPRGCSAAAPLAKAVPVAPRTTAERWGSLREMRRVWWVCGAGYWVQGFRCFPWLALNFHLTRGLGLSPVALQLVQNAGSLPLVAKPLFGVLSDAVYIGREHRLPYISIGALLQLTAWGTLAIMPVTGDTFPTHMICILIGNLGASVTEVVSDAVVTEFSRTQRTGVLQSYAFIGLAAGALLGNLSGGYVLLRTQEPKLMFTAFSVLLGLQLALSIGTKETLPSSHGNSRSLLLKSSLPANLRKQFSNLMTAVREERIFYPLAWIMTSFAVVPVLSGTMFCFQTQHLKLDSSIIGLSKVMGQVMVVSLTVLYNRYLKRIPLRRLVCGVQIMYAFAVLSELILVKQVNLMLGIPNEVYVFCFSALAEAIAQFKVLPFSILLSSVCPPGCEGSLFAFFTSGLVFSAILSGVYGVGLSALIGLSSGDYSSLPLGILLQSLAALLPLAWLSFVPENWTADGKIVKQR is encoded by the exons ATGCTCTGCCTCTCGCCGCGCGCCCCGGCGCCGTGCCTCCACGGCCCGCACGCAGCGAAGGCCCCGCCCTCCTCCGTCGCCGGCGGCAATGCGGGCCGCCTTCCGCCGCGGCGGTGGCGGCTCGCGAGGCCCCGCGGCTGCTCGGCCGCCGCGCCGCTCGCGAAGGCGGTGCCCGTGGCGCCGCGGACGACGGCGGAGAGGTGGGGGTCGCTGCGGGAGATGCGGCGGGTGTGGTGGGTGTGCGGGGCCGGGTACTGGGTGCAGGGGTTCCGCTGCTTCCCGTGGCTGGCCCTCAACTTCCACCTCACCCGCGGGCTCGGGCTCAGCCCCGTCGCGCTGCAGCTCGTGCAGAACGCCGGCAGCCTCCCGCTCGTCGCCAAGCCGCTCTTCGGCGTCCTCTCCGACGCCGTCTACATCGGCCGCGAGCACCGCCTCCCCTACATCTCCATCGGAG CATTACTACAGCTTACTGCTTGGGGCACACTCGCGATCATGCCAGTTACGGGTGACACATTTCCAACTCACATGATATGCATTCTGATTGGAAATCTTGGAGCATCTGTGACGGAAGTTGTAAGCGATGCTGTTGTCACGGAGTTCAGCAGAACACAGAGGACCGGCGTACTACAGTCTTATGCATTCATAGGTCTGGCAGCTGGAGCCCTCCTAGGAAACTTGTCGGGTGGATACGTTCTGTTGAGAACACAGGAACCAAAGCTTATGTTCACAGCATTCTCTGTCCTCCTTGGCCTCCAACTAGCACTCTCCATAGGCACAAAGGAAACACTGCCAAGCTCCCATGGAAACTCCAGAAGCCTTCTTCTCAAAAGCTCTTTGCCGGCCAATCTTCGTAAGCAGTTCTCAAACCTGATGACAGCGGTCCGCGAGGAAAGGATATTCTACCCACTTGCATGGATCATGACCTCGTTTGCTGTCGTGCCTGTTCTCTCTGGAACCATGTTCTGCTTTCAAACACAGCATCTGAAGCTCGATTCATCGATCATCGGTCTTTCAAAAGTCATGGGACAGGTCATGGTCGTCTCCCTTACCGTCCTCTACAACCGCTATCTCAAAAGGATTCCCCTGAGGCGCCTCGTGTGTGGAGTTCAGATAATGTATGCTTTCGCGGTGCTGTCGGAGTTGATCCTAGTGAAGCAAGTAAACCTTATGCTAGGGATACCAAATGAGGTATATGTGTTTTGTTTCTCAGCTCTCGCAGAAGCAATCGCTCAGTTCAAGGTCCTGCCGTTCTCGATCTTGTTGTCAAGCGTCTGCCCCCCTGGCTGCGAAGGTTCGCTCTTCGCCTTCTTCACATCTGGATTGGTCTTTTCAGCAATTCTGAGTGGTGTGTATGGGGTTGGACTGTCTGCCCTGATCGGGCTGTCCTCTGGGGACTACTCAAGCTTGCCTTTGGGTATTCTGCTGCAAAGTTTGGCCGCATTGTTACCTTTGGCGTGGCTATCTTTTGTGCCTGAAAACTGGACTGCCGACGGGAAGATTGTAAAGCAAAGATGA